In a single window of the Aquipuribacter hungaricus genome:
- a CDS encoding DUF2273 domain-containing protein — MRTSTLGLVAGLLLALAATTGGLTGFLLALVLGGLGYALGLWRDGEIDPTDPASFRPRGRTRA; from the coding sequence GTGCGCACCTCGACCCTCGGCCTGGTGGCCGGCCTGCTGCTCGCCCTCGCGGCGACCACGGGCGGCCTCACCGGCTTCCTGCTCGCCCTCGTCCTCGGCGGGCTGGGCTACGCCCTCGGCCTGTGGCGCGACGGCGAGATCGACCCGACCGACCCCGCGTCCTTCCGCCCCCGCGGCCGCACCCGTGCCTGA
- a CDS encoding Asp23/Gls24 family envelope stress response protein gives MVDAIPAPAGHRDGAGTRGATSSPAAPGSALATTDSALDSGLGRTTISDTVVSKIAGIAARDVVGVHSLGGGATRAVSALRERIPGGRTNYAQGVAVEVGERQAAVDVDIVAEYGVSIADLAAGIRENVVTAVERMTGLQVTEVNIVVHDVHVESDDDDTDGTVVGTEAPRVR, from the coding sequence ATGGTCGACGCCATCCCCGCCCCCGCCGGCCACCGCGACGGTGCCGGCACCCGCGGCGCCACGAGCAGCCCGGCCGCCCCCGGCTCCGCGCTGGCCACCACCGACTCCGCGCTCGACAGCGGCCTCGGGCGCACCACCATCAGCGACACCGTCGTGTCCAAGATCGCCGGCATCGCGGCCCGCGACGTCGTCGGCGTGCACTCCCTCGGCGGCGGGGCCACCCGCGCCGTCAGCGCGCTGCGCGAGCGGATCCCCGGCGGTCGCACCAACTACGCCCAGGGCGTGGCGGTCGAGGTCGGCGAGCGGCAGGCCGCGGTCGACGTCGACATCGTCGCCGAGTACGGCGTGTCCATCGCCGACCTCGCCGCCGGGATCCGCGAGAACGTCGTCACGGCGGTCGAGCGCATGACCGGCCTGCAGGTGACCGAGGTCAACATCGTCGTCCACGACGTCCACGTCGAGTCCGACGACGACGACACCGACGGGACCGTCGTGGGCACCGAGGCCCCCCGGGTCCGGTGA
- a CDS encoding RNA polymerase sigma factor: MTDEPGAPREGDLALARAASLGDREAFEQIVLRHGPGMLRYARRVLSDPGDAEEAVQDAFVAAWRSLDRYRGDAALRTWLFGLTSHKALDIARRRRPLPVDDGAVASRPADDRSDPTLHAEGSDLARALDEALASLPYRQRACWLLAEIEGLPPREISEVLGMGPDVVRGQLARARRALEERMATWRP; encoded by the coding sequence GTGACGGACGAGCCCGGGGCCCCCCGGGAGGGCGACCTCGCGCTCGCCCGGGCCGCGTCCCTGGGGGACCGCGAGGCGTTCGAGCAGATCGTCCTGCGCCACGGCCCGGGCATGCTGCGGTACGCGCGCCGGGTCCTCAGCGACCCCGGCGACGCCGAGGAGGCCGTCCAGGACGCCTTCGTCGCGGCGTGGCGATCCCTCGACCGGTACCGCGGGGACGCCGCCCTGCGGACGTGGCTGTTCGGGCTCACGTCGCACAAGGCGCTCGACATCGCCCGCCGCCGCCGTCCCCTGCCGGTCGACGACGGGGCGGTGGCCTCGCGCCCGGCGGACGACCGGTCGGACCCGACCCTGCACGCCGAGGGCTCGGACCTGGCCCGCGCGCTGGACGAGGCGCTCGCCTCGCTGCCCTACCGCCAGCGTGCCTGCTGGCTGCTGGCCGAGATCGAGGGTCTCCCGCCGCGGGAGATCTCCGAGGTCCTGGGTATGGGACCGGACGTGGTGCGCGGGCAGCTCGCCCGGGCGCGACGTGCCCTGGAGGAGAGGATGGCGACATGGCGACCGTGA